One stretch of Campylobacter sp. CCS1377 DNA includes these proteins:
- the hisD gene encoding histidinol dehydrogenase — protein sequence MQIINFNELNEVQKQEVLKRPAIAAKDEISKIVSSIIEEVREKGDEALIEQALKFDKTQISSIKISEEELEIASTRLSKDLKDAILVAYENIKKFHEAQIPQEISVETTKGVKCEVLTRPIEKVGLYIPGGLAPLFSTVLMLAIPAKIAKCEKVVLASPAKISDATLFCAKLCGVDEIYQMGGAGAIAALAYGTKSVLKVDKIFGPGNAFVTEAKRQVSSDLSGAAIDMQAGPSEVLVIADEKANAKFVASDLLSQAEHGADSQVILVCLSNEFAQKVSDEVSLQLENLPRKELASKSIANSRIIIAKDLNQALEISNLYAPEHLIIQTQNPRELLSKVKHAGSVFLGELSPESMGDYASGTNHVLPTYGLTKTHSSLGLADFSKRMSVQELSKEGFLNLGKSVEILATNEHLDAHKNAVLFRLESLK from the coding sequence ATGCAAATAATAAATTTTAATGAATTAAATGAAGTCCAAAAACAAGAAGTTTTAAAACGCCCTGCAATAGCAGCAAAAGATGAAATTTCGAAAATTGTAAGTTCTATCATCGAAGAAGTAAGAGAAAAAGGCGATGAAGCCTTGATAGAGCAAGCTTTAAAATTTGATAAAACTCAAATTTCAAGCATAAAAATAAGCGAAGAAGAACTAGAAATTGCAAGTACTCGTTTAAGCAAGGATCTAAAAGATGCTATTTTGGTGGCCTATGAAAATATTAAAAAATTCCACGAAGCGCAAATTCCACAAGAAATCTCCGTTGAAACCACTAAAGGTGTTAAATGCGAAGTTTTAACGCGCCCTATCGAAAAAGTAGGACTTTATATACCAGGGGGCTTAGCACCTTTATTTTCAACCGTTTTAATGTTAGCAATTCCAGCTAAAATTGCAAAATGCGAAAAAGTAGTTTTAGCAAGTCCGGCTAAAATAAGTGATGCGACACTTTTTTGTGCCAAGCTTTGTGGTGTAGATGAAATTTATCAAATGGGCGGTGCAGGAGCCATAGCAGCACTTGCTTATGGGACAAAAAGTGTTTTAAAAGTAGATAAAATTTTTGGACCAGGAAATGCCTTTGTAACCGAAGCAAAACGCCAAGTAAGTAGTGATTTATCAGGAGCAGCCATTGATATGCAAGCAGGACCTAGTGAAGTTTTAGTTATCGCGGATGAAAAGGCTAATGCGAAATTTGTGGCTAGTGATTTGCTTTCACAAGCTGAACATGGAGCAGATTCTCAAGTGATTTTAGTGTGCTTAAGCAATGAATTTGCACAAAAGGTAAGCGATGAAGTAAGCTTACAGCTTGAAAACTTACCAAGAAAAGAACTAGCAAGTAAAAGCATAGCAAATTCAAGAATTATCATTGCAAAAGATTTAAATCAAGCTTTAGAAATTTCAAATCTTTACGCACCGGAGCATTTAATCATACAAACACAAAATCCACGCGAGCTTTTAAGTAAAGTCAAACACGCAGGATCAGTGTTTTTAGGCGAATTAAGCCCAGAATCCATGGGAGATTATGCAAGCGGGACCAATCATGTTTTGCCAACTTATGGGCTTACAAAAACGCATTCTAGTTTAGGTTTGGCAGATTTTAGTAAAAGAATGAGCGTGCAAGAGCTTAGCAAAGAAGGCTTTTTAAATTTAGGAAAAAGTGTTGAAATTTTAGCTACGAACGAGCATTTAGACGCACATAAAAACGCTGTTTTGTTTCGCTTAGAAAGTTTAAAATGA
- the hisG gene encoding ATP phosphoribosyltransferase yields the protein MQENSRLRLAIQKSGRLSKESIELLNKCGIKMHIHEQSLIAFATNLPIDILRVRDDDIPGLVFDGVVDLGIIGENVLEENELERKSLGEEINYKLLTKLDFGYCRLSLALPQEKKFDSLKDFENLRIATSYPQLLKRFMKENNINYKNCMLTGSVEVAPRANLADVICDLVSSGATLQANNLKEVKVIYESRACLIQRSSALSDEKQALVDKIMLRVAGVMQARESKYIMLHAPKEKLDKIKALLPGVEKPTILPLAHDEKNVALHMVSKENLFWETMEALKEEGASSILVLPIEKMLK from the coding sequence ATGCAAGAAAATTCTCGTTTGCGTCTTGCCATACAAAAATCAGGCAGACTTTCAAAAGAATCTATAGAACTTTTAAACAAATGCGGGATTAAAATGCATATTCATGAGCAAAGTCTTATAGCTTTTGCGACTAATCTACCCATAGACATTTTACGCGTTAGAGATGATGATATACCAGGACTTGTTTTTGACGGTGTTGTCGATCTTGGTATCATAGGGGAAAATGTTTTAGAAGAAAATGAGTTGGAGCGAAAAAGCTTAGGCGAAGAAATAAATTATAAGCTTTTGACAAAGCTTGATTTTGGTTATTGTAGGCTTTCACTTGCCTTGCCACAAGAGAAAAAATTTGATAGTTTAAAAGATTTTGAAAATTTAAGAATCGCCACTTCTTATCCACAGCTTTTAAAACGCTTTATGAAAGAAAATAATATTAATTATAAAAATTGTATGCTTACAGGCTCTGTGGAAGTTGCGCCAAGGGCAAATTTAGCTGATGTGATTTGTGATTTAGTCTCAAGCGGTGCGACTTTACAAGCTAATAATCTTAAAGAAGTTAAAGTCATTTACGAATCTCGTGCATGTTTGATACAAAGATCTAGTGCTTTAAGCGATGAAAAACAAGCCTTAGTGGATAAGATTATGCTTAGAGTTGCAGGAGTAATGCAAGCAAGAGAAAGCAAATACATTATGCTACACGCTCCAAAAGAAAAACTTGATAAAATCAAAGCTTTGTTACCAGGCGTAGAAAAACCAACCATTTTACCTTTAGCACATGATGAAAAAAATGTGGCTTTGCATATGGTAAGTAAAGAAAATCTTTTTTGGGAAACCATGGAAGCCTTAAAAGAGGAAGGTGCGAGTTCGATTTTAGTTTTACCAATAGAAAAAATGTTAAAGTGA